The genomic stretch AATTCCACTCGGCTGGGTGGCGCATGCTCGCCGAACAGCCGGGCAAGCTCTAGCAGACCGGCCGTTCCGCTCGCGTTGTCATCCGCACCCGGGTTCGGACCAAAGAGACCAAAGCTGTCGTAGTGGGCTCCAATGATCGTCAACTCCGCGTCCTGAGGGCCAAAGCGCACAATAAGATTGCGATAGGAGTCACCACGGGCGGAAAAGACTTGCTCTTCAACGTCTCGGCCCGAGGTCTCGAAAACCTGGCGAATGTAGTTCGCCGCGCAGTTCAGTCCGGCCGGATTTTCGACCGACCGGGGATGACACGGACCGGTCAGATACTCCACATGACGCCGCAGAATCTCCGGATCTGCTCTGGGCAAACCGGCAACTCGGTCCTTTCCAAAGGTGGGCTGCCGGAAAAGCGCGCCGAGACCGAAGCCGAGCAGAAGGAGCCCCGCGCCGACTCCAAGGACGATTCGAAACAAGGACCGCATCAGGGCATTCATCGATGCAGTCTACGGAGGACGACTCCGGCCCGTCACCACCCAGAAGACCTAGGCTGCCCCTTTCTGACGTCGCAACGACACCCACACTCCGGCCAACATTAGAAAGACAACCCATCCCACCAGCCCGACGGAGATATCGCTGGAATGGCCAGCGGAGAATCCGCAAGGCAGACACTGGAATCCAGAAGTGATGCGGTCGCCCCCTAGGGCCATTCCGTACCCTCTTGAAAAACGAAAATGGGCGCCCACGGGCCCAGGAAGGTCAGACCGGGGAGCGGAGTCGAGATAAGAAGGACCCCCACTCTGCGCTGCATCCGTGTCACGTGCCTTTTGGTTCTGATCGGGTGCGAGGCGAATCCGCCGGCTGAGGAGCCGCTGCCGCCGTTCTACTGACTACAAGTGAACTACCAATCCACCTCCCTCGCTGAGATCCGGAAGAAAGTCGTCGGCTTCTATGGAATTCACCAACCTACCTCGCCAGCTCCGATCCTTCGGAGTAGGTCACGCGCACATCCCCGACACCGGACGGAGACCCGGATTACCTGGCAGCATGAGGCTATGGCCCGCCTCAGGTGACCTCCAGGATCTTCGAGACCTTCTTCGACGACGGCTTCGAGTCCGGGAACACCGGAGCTTGGGATCAGACGACCGAGTAGCGGAACTCCCGCGAGCGACAAAACACCGGCTCGCGGGGGCAGGGGAACTCAAGGCTAAGGACAGCCCGCCGGATTGTAGGCTGCGGACCACACCTGGTTCGACGCCAGATCGCAGTTGCCGGTCGGCGTGTCGTTGCAGCCGCGACCGTACTGGTAGTCCGCCTCGCCTTCGTCCGGCCACAGAGGACAAGCACACTCGACGTAGGTCTCTCCGTTCTCACCCTTCTGCAGCTCATCGCAAGGCGCCGTCATGCAGCCGGCGTAGCGGCCCTTGTCCTCGGTGCAGCGCAGCTTGAACTTCTCGTTGCTGTTGGGGTCCATCACCTTCGCGAAGCTGAAGGTGGAGATGAATTCGTAGCCCGGATTGAAGAGGTTCCGGCGGATGTATTCACACACCGTCGCGGTAGGCGGATCGGACGGCAGGTCCAGGTTCTTGCAGGGCGGACTGTCCGGCGCGCCGGTGCAGAAGTTTTGGCATTTCGAGCCGTCCTCGCCGCACTGCTCGACGGTCTCGTCGTAAATGCACTCGTTCAAAATGCCGCCGATCTCCACGTACATCGGCTGGGCCTCGGAAGCCTCGTACACCTGACACAGGCAGTCGGCATGGTCGCCATCCGCGGTGCAGGGCAGGGGATCGGCTCCCGAGTAGTAGCACAGCGCGTACTTGCCGGCGGTACAGGTCAACATATTGGTGGGGCTGTTCACGAAGTCCTCGGCGGCGCCGGGAGTCATCTGGTAGGGCACACCCTCACACTGCAGCTCGGAATCCGCCCCCACCGGTCCCGCAAGCAATAGGAACCACACGGCCAGCGCAAGAAACAGACATCTCTTCATGGAATCCTCCCTGAAAAAAGAAAACCGAAACCCTTCGATGACGGCTACAAGCAGTAGTGTCTCAACTACGGGTGTTCGGGTCGGACGATTCCATTTCAGCGGCCCGTCAGGCTTCCGGCCGATGCGATTCACATGTCTCCAACCGGATCTCGCCGTTGAGGGTCGAGGCGCGGAGGTCGGCTCCGCCGGAGCCGACTCGCCCCCTCACTTCGACGCGTTCGAGATCCAGTTCGCCATCGGGCTCGACGGTGCGCGTCGACGGGTCGCGATGCCACGGCAGGGTCACGAAGATCGGATCGCCGGCGGTGCTCAAATGGAGATGGCCGGAGTAACTCGGCGGCAGGCAGAGTTCAACACTGCCGTTGAGCGAGGTGAAGATCATGTCGCGACCCGCCTCGACGGCGGTGAAATGGGCCTGGATGGCACCGTTGGAGGCATTCACCGCCGCCGCCCCGGAGAGTCGTTCGAGGTCGACGGAGCCGTTGAGGTTGGTGATCTCAGCCAACCCTTCAAGGCGGCTCACCTCGATGTCGCCGCCGCGTTCAATGCGCAGGTCGACACTGGTCCGGAACGGGGTGCGGATCCGCAGGTTTGCGCTCCGCATGACACCGGGCCGGAGGGAATCCTGACGAATACTCACGACATTGGCGTTCTCATTCACCTCGATGCGGGCGGTGCCGACCTCTCCGGGCCGATCCCCAAAGGTCTCGATCGTCAGGGTCCGCAAGCCCTCCTCCCCCGCCACCTCGATCGTTCCCCAGAGGATCTCCACCCGCAGCTCCAGAGGCTCGGAGGGACTCGTGAGTTGTACCTCAATACGTTCCGCCAGGGCCACCGTCGGGGCCATCCACCAACAAAGACTGAAGATCAGAAACAACGCCATCCTTCTCATGTTTCCTCCTTGGGACTGAGCGCCACCCGAGCCTGCCGGAGCACCTCGGGGCGGGCGATCAAGTGTTCGAAATCCCGCGGCGACACGAACCGCTGTTGTCGCAGGCGCAATCCGAGATGGGCCTGCACAATCGCTGTCTCCTGGAGCATCAGCAGTTCGATCAGGCGATCCGTTTGGTCTACCGCAAGGTCCTGATCCAGCAAGATTTCCAGAGCCAATAGGCGCACGTTCAGACTGTCGTCCTCCTCCAGGCGCCGCAGCAGGGCCTCCGTCAGCAGGGGCTGGGCCGGTCCCAAATCACCGGCCGCGCTGACCCCCCGCAGCCGCTCGAAGGTGGATGGGTCTTGCAGCAAGGCCAAGACGATGCGAGGGTCCCCCAGGTCGTCGGGCGGCGGAGTGGGCGTGGGGCGCAGGGCCAGAAAGCCGGCGACCGCCAAGACGGCCGCGGCGGCCCAGGCCAGCCAGCGGCTCGGGCTCTTCCGCCCGCGGGGCTTTTCCTTCATCAGCGATTCGAAGCGCGAGCGCATGCGCCGCATCGGCGCGTCGGCCGCGAGATCGTCGAGCAGATGATCTTCGGTCGGTGTCTTCATGCTGGTTTCTCCCATTCGGCGAGATGCTGCCGAGCGGCCTTCCGGGCGCGGTGGATCCGCACCTTGACCGCCCCCGGGGTGGATCCGAGAAGCTCCGCGATTTCGCGATGCCGGAGGCCCTCGAAGTAGGAAAGTAGGAGGACTTCGCGCTCCACGGCGGGCAGTTGCCGGAGGGCGTGGGTCACGCCGGCGGCGCGTTCCCGGGCGAGGTGGAGCGGCTCCGGGGAATCCGCGTCCACCCTCTCCTCCAACGCCCCGGACGGCATGCGCGAGCGCCGGTCGAGAAAGGCCCAAGCGGCATTGCGAGCGATGCCGAGAAACCACGGCAGAAACGCGCTGCCCGGGCGGAAGCTCCGCCGGTGGCGCAGGATCTTGAGAAAGGTCTCCTGCACCAGGTCCTCGGCGCTGCTCGGGCTGCCGACGAGGCCGCGTAGAAAACCGAACAGGCGGCGTGCGTGGCGCTCGAAAAGCGGCGTCAAGCTCGACAGATCGCCACGGCTCACCGCTTCCATCAAGGCCTCGTCGGTCGGTTCAGGAGCCATTCTTTCTTCCCCGGATACCACCCGAAAAAAGCCGTATCGCCGCAGGTCACGCCATCGTGACCGATCACCCGACGCGCGCCGCGCCGGAAAACCTCGACACCGAAGCCGCGGCCGTCGCCGGCATCGGTATCTCCTCCCCGGCGGATCAGAACAGCGCCCGCCAGGTCTCGCTCCAGAACCCGCGACGCGATCCACTCATCGAGTCGCCGTTCGAGACCGGTCGTCGCAGCAGCCTCGGCCCACGACGCGGCCGGTGAAACCAGAAGCCACACAATGAGCGCGATACGAGATTTCATCACTCCTCCCTGAGGTTGGGCCTTCATTCAGGAGGAGGTATCGCCTTCCCGGCGAAAGGTTACTTCAGGGGAGTGCCCGGCTGACTTTCCCTCACCTGCCGGTTCCGCGGCTCCCGAAACCCCTTGAGTTCTCGCGTCGCCTCGGGTCTGCCTCGCCGTCCCACATGGTAACCTCGGCCCATGGCGCAGCCCTCAAAAAACGCCGTGACCCGGGTCAAAATCTGCGGCATTGCCACCCTCGAAGACGCGAGCATCGCGCTCGGATACGGAGCGGACGCCCTGGGCTTCTTGGTGGGATTGCACTACGAAACGCCCGATCGACTGACCGCCGACCGAGCGCGGTACCTGGTCTCCGAGTTACCGCCATTCGTCACCTCAGTGCTGGTGACCCACCTTACGGACTTGGCCGATGTGCGCGACCTTTGTGCTCGAGTAGGAGTCAGCTCCGTGCAGCTGCACGGCGACTTTCCGATCCGCGACATCCCGAACCTGCGCTCCGCCTTGCCCCACCTCAAGATCATCAAAGCGGTGCATAGCGACGACCGCGAGTCCTACGAGGCAGCCATGAAAGCGTCCTATGCCGCGGACGCCATCCTCCTGGACACCCGGGTGGGTGAGCGCATCGGTGGCACCGGCAAGACTCACGATTGGGATCGCAGTCGCAGGATTCGCGAAGCGTTGGAGGGTTTTCCGGTGATCTTGGCCGGTGGACTCGGCCCAGACAACGTCGAGTCGGCGATTGAAAGGGTCCAACCTTTCGGCGTGGACGTCAACACCGGAGTGCAGGGAAAACCCGGACGCAAGGATCCCGATCGAGTGCGGCGCTTCATCGCCCGAGCGAAACAGCTCCGAACCGAGCCAGGGCAAAGGGAGTCCGTTTCTCTAGAACAAACCGGCTAGCAGGCCTTGACCAGGGAGCATCTCCGTGAATCCCCTGAGCGCCTTTTCGTTCGGCAAGATCATTAAGACTTTTATACCCGGACTCATTGCGAGCGTTGGCGTTTTATTCATCTTTGACCTCATCTATCAAGTAGCGCAGCCCGCGGGCGACGACGCCGGCGGTTCTCTCTGGCAATCGCTCTTCGAGCGCTCGTTCTTCTCCCAGATCGTCCTGCAGAACAGTGTGGCCGCCACCGTCTTCGGGGCGTTCATGATTCCGCTTTCCCTGATGCTCGGTTTCTTCACCAACACTCTGTTGTGGCAGTTCGCCAACTCGTCCTTCCGCGCATGGGTCGAAAAGGAATTGGATCCCCAACTCATCGCCGCACGCCGCGAGCTGAAAAAGAAAGCCAACGCGGAACTCAAGGCCTTCACCGGTTCGGACGAAGACTGCGAAAAGGCTTCCATCGAGACCTACTTTCTGCCGATGGTCGACTTCGAAAAGTTCTCCTACGTCCGCGAGAGCTACTTCTCCTGGTTCGAGTTTCAAGCCAACTCGGCGCTGGCACTGGTCTTTTCATACTGCCTGTACGCCTTGACCGTGTTGGTCTTGCTCGCCGGTGCGGGAGTCTCTGCCGGCGCCTTGGCCCTGTCCCTGATCCTGCCCTTGGTGTTCATCGCCCTGTTCGGCACCCTGCTGGTGTTCGCAGCCAAGAACAATCTCTTGCGCTACCAAGAGCGGGTTCTCCTGTTCCTGGTCTGCTGCGTCACCCGGGAAGGCCGATGCGCAGCGGACGAGGCCTCGTAGGAATCTCGAGGCCCCCTCCATCGTCGGTCGGCGAACCCTGCCGAAAGTGTGTGGTGGCCCTTGCCGGCACAAGGCTAAACTGGCCGGTAGGACTTGTTGCGAGCCACCATGAACCCAACGGAAGAAACCAACGCCGGCATCGAACGGCTTCTCAGCCAGCAGGAAGCCCTGCGCCAGGTGATCGAGGAGGTCAGCAGCGAACTCGAATTCCAACCGCTCCTCACCCGCATCGTGCGGCTGGCCTGCGAACTCTTGGGAGCCCACGACGGCAGCATCGGCCTCTATGACCGGCAGCGGGAGGTCATGCGCATCGCCGCGGTGTACCGCATGCCCGAGGGCGAGCTGGGTTCGGAGTTCGCCGCCGGCGAGGGCCTGGCCGGCCAGGTCTTGCTGCGCCGCGAGCCGGTGAACCTCACACGCTACGGCGCGGTGCCCAAACCGGCCCTGCCGAAGCTGGCGGAAAATGCGGTGCTCGGCGTGCCGATCTTCTGGCGCGGAGACCTGGTCGGCTTCTTCGGCATCGGCGCGGCGCCACCCCGCCGTTTCGACAGCATCGATGTCGAGATGCTCAGCCTCTTCGCCCGCCACGCGGGCATCGCCATCGACAATGCCGAGCGCTACCGGCGGGAGAAAGAACGGGCCGACCAACTCGGCCTCATCGCCAAGGTGGCGCGCATCATTTCCGCCGGCCTCGATCTCGACGACATGTTGCGGGATGCCGCCGAAGCGACCCACCACATCCTCGGCTACGCCAATGTCGCTATTCCGATTGTCGACCCCCACGATCCCGAGACCCTGGTGCTCTCCGCCGTCGGCGGCAGCTACCGGCACCTGATCACCCGGGAGTATCGGCTACCGATCCGCCAGGGGATCATGGGCGCCGCCGTGCGCAGCCGCAAGACGGTGCTGGTCAACGACGTGCGCAACGATCCCCGCTACGTGCCAACCCCCGGCTCGGCCACCATCCGGGCCGAGCTGGCGGTACCCATTCTTCTCGCCGGCGAGGTGTTGGGTGTGCTGAACGTCGAGAGCAGCGGATCCTTCACGGAGGAGGACGCCGCCAGCCTCGAAATCATGGCCGATCATCTGGCGGTAGCGATCAAGAACGCTTCCCTCTACCAGCAGGCGCAGCGCCTGGCGGTACTCGAAGAGCGCCAACGGCTGGCCCGCGACCTGCACGATTCGGTCACCCAGATGCTGTTTTCGGCCACCCTCATCGCCCAGGCGGTGCCGCAGGCCTACCGGCGCGATGCGGAAGAGGGCGAGCGCCGCCTGGCTCGGCTGTTGGAATTGAACCGCTCCGCCCTGGCGGAGATGCGGGCTCTGTTGCGCGAGCTGCGCCCGGCGAAAGAACCGATGAAGATCACCACCGGCGAGTTTCCGCTACCGACGATCTTCCGGGTGCGACGCGACGGCCTCCTGCCCGCCCTCGAAGATCTGCTGGAGGAGGCCCAACGGGACGGCCTCGAAGTCACCCGCCGCTGGGATGGCTACCGGCGCCAATCGCCGGACGTCGAAGAGACCCTCTTTCGCATCGCCCAGGAAGGCCTCAACAACGTCTCGAAGCACGCCCGCGCCCAGCGGGTGACCGTCAAGCTCCACCACTCCCCCGGCAACATTCACCTCACCCTGGAGGATGACGGCATCGGCTTCAACGCTCGCCGCGCCTTGGCGCGCTCGGCGAAGGAAGGCGGCATGGGAGTGCTTTCGATGCGCGAGCGGGTGCGCAGCCTGGGCGGAGACTTCCGGCTTCGAAGTTCGACCGGCATGGGCACCCGCATCGAGATCAAGATTCCGCAGAAAGAGAACCCGGAGACGCCATGACCGAACCCATCACCCTGCTGATCGTCGACGACCACGAGATCGTGCGTGAAGGGCTGCGGACTCTCTTTGGAGAGTTCGACGACCTCGAAGTGGTCGGCGAAGCGGCGAACGGCCGTGAAGCCCTCGAACTCGTCGCAGCGCAAGATCCGGATGTCGTTCTGCTGGACCTGGTGATGCCCGAAATGGATGGCCTGGAAACCCTCGCCGAATTCCGCCGCCGCGACGTCCGCGCGGGCGTCCTGGTGCTGAGCAGTTTCGTCGAAGATCACCAGGTGCGCCAGGCGATCGAGGCCGGCGCCCTGGGCTACCTCCTCAAGGACGCTTCAAAGGGCGATCTGGTGCGCGCCATCCGCGGCGCCCGGGCGGGCCGGCCGGCCCTCCATCCGGAAGCCCAGCGGATCCTCATGCAGCGCGTCCAGGCACCGCCGGAGCCCTCCCCCATCGACGACCTGACGCCACGGGAAAAGAGCGTCCTCGAACTGATCGCCCGCGGCCGCAGCAACAAGCAGATCGCCGGCACCCTCCACCTGAGCGAGGGCACCATCAAGGGCTACGTCAGCACCATCCTCTCCAAATTGGCGGTAGACGACCGTACCCAAGCGGCACTGCTGGCGGTGCGCGAGGGCTTCGTCAACAACGGCTAGCCCGTTGTTCTCACCAACTTCGTAGCGAGAGGGCGTAGGCGCCTGTAGCTGCAAGGAGCTGGGCTCTCGAAGCGACACAGGCGTACTCGAAGTACGTCGAGGAGCGGAGAGGCCCGAAGACGCAGCAGATGCAGGTGCATACGACCTCGCAGCAGAAGGATGGTGAGAAGGACGGGCTAGCCCTCGCGGTCTCCTAACTTTCGACAGGTCCCACCCCCTCCATCGAAGGGAATCCTCTCCCACGATCCTCCCTAGCAGGTTCGGAAAATCGGGGGCTGTGCCACAGCCCGCCGGCCGCCAAGATGAGTTCACTCTCAAGCAGCACAACTCATCTCAAAGGAGATTCCGACATGACCAAGACCCTCAAGACCGTTTCCAACCCCTTCGTTTTCGCCCTCGCCCTCTTGGCCCTCACCGGACTGATCCTGCTGCCGGGCAGCGCCGAAGCCGGCGCCGTCAAGGACGCTACCCGCGCCGGCGTGGTGATCGGTGCCGACGACGACAACCAGGACAATCCGCTGGTGCAGCCCGCCGATTCGGCGATCAACCAGAGCCTCGACAACGCCGACGTGCTCGAAGGCCAGGACGGTCCCGATGTGTTGATCGGCCTGCTCGGCGCGGACCTGCTGAGCGGCGGCATCGAAGACGACATCCTGATCGGCGGCCCCGAGGCCTTCGTGGCACCGAACAAAGACATCATCCTCGGCGGTTCCGGCAACGACATCAACATCTGGGCGCCGGGTGACGGCAGCGATGCCTTCCTCGGTGGCGAAGGGGACTTCGACGCGATGGTCTTCGGCGTGCTCGACCGGATCGACGGCGTGCCGACCTTGACCGAATCGCCCTTCCGCCGCCGCACCGGCATCCCCACCGCCGAGGTGACGAACCAGCCGGGCTTCTGCGTCCTCGAACCGGTCGATCGCCAGGTCACCGGCTTCGACTTCTTCGTGCGCTTCTTCACCTTCTCCGATGGCCTGCTCAAGGTCACCGTGCGGCTGCGCGACGTCGAGCAGTTGTTCTGCACCAGCCCGAACGGCGGCGCTATCACCTACGCCGACCTAAAGGCCCCGCACCCGACGCTGGAAGAGGTCACCCTGGAAGAGGTTTCCCAGGTCAACCCCACCGTCGGCGCCATCATTCGCTAGCAGGTCGCTGAAAAGGGCTTCGCCCTATGATTTCAGCTTCCCTGCTAGCCGCTCATTTTGAGGGGGCTGGGCGCCCCCTCGCCCTGCGGGCTCACCCCATCCTCGGCGGCCAAGCCGCCGCCTCGCCCTTCGGGCTCGGAGCAGGGTGCCGAAAAGTTCAGCACCCTGCTAGCGGTTCTCGATCTTCCTCTCCTGTCTCCCCTACCCACTTCCCTCGCTTCGATGGGGAAGGTTCCCCTTGGGCCTCGGCCGGCCCAAGGGGTCTTTTTTTCCCGTTTCGGGACCTAACCGTTAGAGCAGAAACTACCGATCTTCGTCACCGTGGTGGTGGCGTTGTTGCCGTTGGCGTTCTGCTCGAGCACCCACGTGACACAGCACTTCTCCCACTGGCACGGCGGCACGGAGTCCGGATACGAGTGGTAGCAGCTCGTGAAGCGCTGCTTGCGGCAGTAGTTGAGCCGCCCCGGCGGAGCGTTGTACTGGCGCGCCGGGTAATCGCAGAAGGAGTCCCCATTGGCGCCGTGCTGCTGGCGGAAGGGAGCGTTCTGCACGTCGCGTCCGCTGCGGCCGAGATCGTCGATGTTCTCTCCCACCGGCGCCGAGTCCTGGTCGTAGTTGGACTTTTCGATGGTGAAGTGCTGCGAGATGGTGCAGCAGGAGCGGTCGCCGTCCATGGTACCCACGATCTGCACCAGGGCGCCGGTCCGCTGGGCCGGCGGACTGCCGATGTTGTGCGGACCCGCGGTGCTGCCGTCGCCGCTCCAGCGATCCGAGGTACCGTCGTCGTTCGCCCGCTCCGGGTAGTAGTCGCCAGCCCGCTTGCCGCCCTGGAAGGGGCCGCTGGTCACGGCGTCCACGGCGCTCACGCAGCAGCGCTTCTCCACCGGCTTGCAAACCCCGTCGGCGCAGACCTCGATGTCCGGATCGCTGGGATCGCCAGTATCGCCGGGACCGGTGGTCAGCGGTGCGCCGCCCAAGGCGGTGATTGCCTCGCGCGCCTCGGCGAGCTGCATATAGTCCAGTTCCTGCAAGGGCAGCGACTGGTTCTCGAGCGCATCGCGCAGCGCCTCCAGGTCGGGAATGACGCTCGGGTTGCCGATTTCGCCGAGAACGAAGGCCGCGAAGGCCTTCTGGCCGGGGCTGCCGGTCGACAGAGTGGCGACCAGCTCCGGCAGCGCCAGATCACCGATCGCCACCAGCTGGTCGGTGACTGAATTGGGTTGCACCTGCGGGGTGCCGACCTCCGCGTCGGTCGGGGTCAGCGCTTCGAGCTGGCCGATCAGCGAGCGCACCACCGACGCCGGGTAGGCCGGACCGAACACCACCGCCGGCACGCTGACGGACCAGAATTGCAAGGGCGAGCCGGCGGCACCGAGCACGACCATCTCCGTCGGGCAGTCGGGCATGTCCAGAGAGCCGTCGTCCGCGAAATCGAGTTCCACGGTGCGGCCGTCGGTGCGGTAGGTGGAAAGAGGAACGGAACGGCTGGACATGCCGTCGCGGGTCACCGGCACCATCTGGATGGTCTCCGGCGCGATGCGCGAGGCGTCGAAGTAGCCGGAGGACAGCTTGATAGTGGTCTGGAACTCCTTGGCCGCCCGGTCGTCGGTCTTGCCCTTGCGGTCCGCGTCGGCATCCCGGCAGGAATGCGCCATCACCATGCCGAAGGGCTCCACCGATGGCCGAGTCGAGGTGCGGTTGTTGCCTTCGATGATCTCCGGAATCTCGTTCTTCGGATCCACCACCAGGGTGACCAGCTCGTTGGGCAGGATTTCGACCGCCCGCAGCGTCTTCTTGAGGGAATAGCTGCACGAGCACAGCGGCAGACCGATCTGAGCCTTCTTGCAGGTGCCCGAATAGGTCCGGTAGCCGTTGCCGTCGCCGATGTCGTACTCGATGTCCGGGCAGGTCTTGGTCGAACAGCTCGACTGGCCGGAGCAGGTGCCACCGGTGCCGCCGCGGCACTTGACCTCAAAGGCCACCGCCTGCTCGCCGCCGACCTCCAGAGCGAAGGGCAACACCGCTTCGCCTTCCTGG from Acidobacteriota bacterium encodes the following:
- a CDS encoding RNA polymerase sigma factor, producing the protein MAPEPTDEALMEAVSRGDLSSLTPLFERHARRLFGFLRGLVGSPSSAEDLVQETFLKILRHRRSFRPGSAFLPWFLGIARNAAWAFLDRRSRMPSGALEERVDADSPEPLHLARERAAGVTHALRQLPAVEREVLLLSYFEGLRHREIAELLGSTPGAVKVRIHRARKAARQHLAEWEKPA
- a CDS encoding phosphoribosylanthranilate isomerase; this translates as MTRVKICGIATLEDASIALGYGADALGFLVGLHYETPDRLTADRARYLVSELPPFVTSVLVTHLTDLADVRDLCARVGVSSVQLHGDFPIRDIPNLRSALPHLKIIKAVHSDDRESYEAAMKASYAADAILLDTRVGERIGGTGKTHDWDRSRRIREALEGFPVILAGGLGPDNVESAIERVQPFGVDVNTGVQGKPGRKDPDRVRRFIARAKQLRTEPGQRESVSLEQTG
- a CDS encoding GAF domain-containing sensor histidine kinase; protein product: MNPTEETNAGIERLLSQQEALRQVIEEVSSELEFQPLLTRIVRLACELLGAHDGSIGLYDRQREVMRIAAVYRMPEGELGSEFAAGEGLAGQVLLRREPVNLTRYGAVPKPALPKLAENAVLGVPIFWRGDLVGFFGIGAAPPRRFDSIDVEMLSLFARHAGIAIDNAERYRREKERADQLGLIAKVARIISAGLDLDDMLRDAAEATHHILGYANVAIPIVDPHDPETLVLSAVGGSYRHLITREYRLPIRQGIMGAAVRSRKTVLVNDVRNDPRYVPTPGSATIRAELAVPILLAGEVLGVLNVESSGSFTEEDAASLEIMADHLAVAIKNASLYQQAQRLAVLEERQRLARDLHDSVTQMLFSATLIAQAVPQAYRRDAEEGERRLARLLELNRSALAEMRALLRELRPAKEPMKITTGEFPLPTIFRVRRDGLLPALEDLLEEAQRDGLEVTRRWDGYRRQSPDVEETLFRIAQEGLNNVSKHARAQRVTVKLHHSPGNIHLTLEDDGIGFNARRALARSAKEGGMGVLSMRERVRSLGGDFRLRSSTGMGTRIEIKIPQKENPETP
- a CDS encoding response regulator transcription factor → MTEPITLLIVDDHEIVREGLRTLFGEFDDLEVVGEAANGREALELVAAQDPDVVLLDLVMPEMDGLETLAEFRRRDVRAGVLVLSSFVEDHQVRQAIEAGALGYLLKDASKGDLVRAIRGARAGRPALHPEAQRILMQRVQAPPEPSPIDDLTPREKSVLELIARGRSNKQIAGTLHLSEGTIKGYVSTILSKLAVDDRTQAALLAVREGFVNNG